AGCAGAGCCGGGGCTTTTTGGTGATGTCCTCATTCTGACAGGTATGAGAGCGTCATTGCCACCCTGTGCGAGAACCTGGACTCCCTGGATGAGCCTGAGGCACGGGCTGCCATGATCTGGATCGTGGGCGAGTACGCTGAGCGCATTGACAATGCtgatgagctgctggagagcttCCTGGAGGGCTTCCACGATGAGAGCACCCAGGTGCAGGGGGCTGGGGGTGTggaggtggggctgggggtggtgCCGGTGTCACAGAGCTGCCACCACTGCGAGATCCTGGCACTGTCCTCCTGGATGCAAAGCATCCTCTGCGAAATGCCACCCAGGCACCTTCCCTTCCTCAAGGCTTGAAGGGATCAGTTCCTCACCCGGTGCTGGCACAGGATCAGCCCTTTGGAGGTGGAAAAGTCCTGGGCTTGGTCCCAGCTGCTTTAGGCTGGCCTTTAGCTGGGGCTGGTGGTTTCACCCATGGAAATCTCCTTCCACCTGCTCTGCAAAATCCCATCCCAGCACTGTGTGTGGGGAGAACTCGCGTTCTTCCTCTGTGTGTCTCTCCCTGATCTCACTCTGGTGCCCGCAggtccagctgcagctgctgacagcCATCGTGAAGCTCTTCCTGAAGAAGCCCACCGAGACCCAGGAGCTGGTGCAGCAGGTGCTGAGCCTGGCCACACAGGTGGGTGCCCACTCCTGTGCCCAGCAGAACGTCCCACCATCCCTGCTGAgcctccctgagcagcagcaggtcgTGATGGCACGGTGCCTGTGGCCAGAGGTGGATAATAGCTTAAATCTGGGGAAGCTTGCTGCTAGAGTCCTGGAGAATGAGGACACCACGTCCTGTAGGACGTGCTGCTTCCTCGTGGTGTTAGTGTAGCAGAGCACAGTTATCCATGCAGGTTGGGAAAGAGCTGTGTAGagtcatcgagtccaaccaaTGTAGCaggatgcagcacagctgtaaCTTATCCACTCTCATACCGCAGCAAGACTTAGATGGGGCCGAGGTGGTTGTGGCTGTGGGATGTTCTACAGCTTCCCCTGCTTCATGGCTTTGCCACTTACCCCATGCTTCCCAAAGGACTCTGACAACCCTGACCTGCGGGACCGTGGTTACATCTACTGGCGCCTGCTGTCCACTGACCCCGTGGCTGCCAAGGAGGTGGTGCTGGCGGAGAAGCCGCTCATCTCGGAGGAGACAGACCTGATCGAGCCCACGCTGCTGGACGAGCTCATCTGCTACATCGGGACGCTGGCCTCTGTCTATCACAAGCCGCCCAGCGCCTTCgtggaggggagcagaggggttGTGCACAAGAGCTTGCCCCCGCGAACAGGCTCGTGAGTGTTCCTTGTTGCCAGCTGTCCCCACTGCCTGTAGGGATGTCCCCGTGGGGTTCCAGGGCAGCCAGAGCGGGGTGCATGCAATGGAGATGGACGTGGAGCTGGGCTAACTGTCACCACCATGGTCACAGCGTGACCCGGTGAGCTGAGCGTCCCCAAGGGGACGGTCCCCTGGAGGAGCATCTCCAAGCAGGGGCGGGATGGGCTCCATACTGTCCTTCCAGGGCTGGAGATCTCAGGTGTAAGTAGAAGGTGAATCTGAAAGGTGGCATTGAGGAGGAGCCCTATTGGAATGGGATGTTTCATGGTGAAGTCCAGCTGAGTGCCCCTCAGCTGTGGGGTTCCAGGACCCAGTGGCTTACCTGGAGTCTTCCAGCATTTCACgcctctcccttctcctttgccCCAGGAGTGAGAGTGCCGAGAGCCCCGAGGCAGCCCCCTCGGCTGGGCAGGCAGCGGAGCAGCCAGCTGTCATCCCCGCGCAAGGCGACCTGCTGGGTGACCTGCTGAACCTGGACCTGGGCCCCCCAGTCAGCGGGCCCCCCCTGGCTGCCTCTTCTGTGCAGATGGGAGCTGTGGACCTCCTGGGAGGGGGCCTGGATAGCCTGGTGGGTTGCTGTGCTGGGGTTTGGTTGTGGGTGGGTGGGCTCTGGCTTGGAGCTGTCTGCCTGGGGACATCTGGGCTAATCTGTTCCTTCTCTAGCTTGTGATGAGAAGGGTGCTAATTAAGCTCATCCCTGCCAGATGGCTGGAGCAGAGCtcctcagtgttttttcttccccttcctgcaCACAAGTTCCCTGCAGTCTCTCTGCTGTGGGTACCCCCATGGACCTGCTGTGGTGGGGTCTCCTCTTCTGAGTCCCCACTCAACCCCAAGCAGCTGCATGACTTGGGGATATGCTCTGCTAACCCCAGAATACCCAAAcctgtggggaggaggaggagatgtggTGGGACTAATCTGTTCCctcctgcctttcttttctctctctttttgtctcttctctCCTGACTTCTCTCTGCATGTGCCTGGCTCTCCTCTCTGCCTTGCCTGCTTCTGCTTGGAGATGGGGGACGAGTCGGAAGGGGTATGGATCAGACCTTTTCTTAGCCCCTTGCCCCTGCAGTGCCCATGCCCACCTCCACAGACCCCCTGtctctctggtgacagccaGCCATGCCCCAAACCACTCAGCCTTCACCTCTCTGGTTCCTGGTGTGCATAGGGAGCTCAGCTGAGGTttgagctcagctctgcttggCTAAAATAGAATCACTGCGGTTGGAACAGACCCTCAAACCACCAAACCCAACCATAACTGCATCTACTGAGTcccaccactaaaccacatACCCATGTCGAGGAGCACCTGCCCCCTCTGTGTGGCTGGGAGCACCCCGGTGACCCCAAGCCCTCGCTTGTGCCGATGCTTTTCGGAAGCTCCCTTTGCACCAACAGCAGTCTCTTGTCTCTTGCAGCTGCGCAGTGATGTGGGAGGCAGCCCCGCTGTGAGTGCCCTTGCACCCCttgcctcttcctcctcctcctcctcctcttctcccctcctccttgCCACAGTGACCCTGACGCTCCCTTGTCCCTGCAGATGGGTGGCGGTGGTGGCTTCACAGCGCCCGGCCCCACAGCGCCGACTGGTATGGGAGCACCCCTCGGCAGTGGGCTGGGGGACCTCTTTGACCTCACCGGGGGAGTGGGCACTCTGTCGGGGTCCTACGTGGCGCCCAAGACGGTGAGTGGGACAGCAGCACTCTGGTGCCGTGTGCCTGCTGCCTTGGGCTGAGAGCAGGCTCCAAAGCGTCTGCTTTGGGTAAAGCCCTGTGGATTTTGTCTCTCCACCCAGGTGTGGCTCCCTGCCATGAAGGCCAAGGGGCTGGAGATCTCTGGCACCTTCAGCCGGCAGGTGGGCTCCATCTGCATGGACCTGGTGCTGACCAACAAGGCCCTGCAGGTCATGTCTGACTTTGCAATCCAGTTCAACCGCAACAGGTGAGGTGTCTTCTGGGCTGTGGTGGCATGGGCTGGTGAAAATGCTGGGTGTCACCTCCTCAGCTCAGAGAAGGGTGAGTGGACAGGGCTGTGGTGACATCTGCCAGGGAACAGCCTCACGTGATGATCCTTCTCTCCCTGATGGCTCCAATGGTGATGGACATCAACCCAAAGCCTCTGAGAAGTTGACTGAGGAGGCTGTTTCCTGGGGCATGACCACCTCCCCAGGCATGGATGTCCTCTTGTTTGTCCTGGTGAATGCAGAGGAGCACAAAAAAGAGATGCTCCTAATGAGGTGGTACACAAACGCTAAAAATGAGTGGAGATCTGGAGGAGAAAGATGTCAGATTTGGGGGCTACCTCTGCTTGCCCCAGCATGGGCAGGGTTTAGTTGGACTCTTTTAGTGACTGGAGGAAATGATGGTGCAGGTAGATGAGGCTATTCCTGGGGTTCCTGGAGGTCCCAGAGCTGGTGGTAGGGGTAGGGATAGCAGTGGGATAACAGCCCTGACCCGATGCCATGTGTCCTCCCAGCTTTGGCCTGGCCCCTGCTGCCCCTCTCCAGGTGCACGCACCCCTTGCCCCCAACCAGTCGGTGGAGATCTCCCTCCCACTGAACACGGTGGGCTCTGTCATGAAGATGGATCCCCTCAACAACCTGCAGGTGAGAGCACCCACGCTTGCCTGGGGGGCTTGCATTGGGATCCAGGTGCCCCCTCTGCACGCTGACATCCCAatctccttccttccatcccagGTTGCGGTGAAGAACAACATTGACGTCTTCTACTTCAGCACCCTCTACCCTCTGCACATCCTCTTTGTGGAGGATGGGAAGATGGGTGAGTTGGAGCATGGGTGCCGTCTGATTCCTTAAAGTCCTCCCAGCTGCATTCCCAGCCCTGGGGTTGGAGCTGGGAGCCCTGGGGAGTGAGAAACCCGTGAGATTCTGGAGCATGGCTGTGTCAGCATCACCACACTGTGGTACCCAGGGTGACTTGGGCCACCTTCTGACCTCTTGCTGCCTTTGGGAGCTTTTGCTCTCCAGTCTCTGGCACTCCCCAGCCTCTTCCCCAAGGCAGCTGAGCTTACTGACTCCAAAAGTGAGCAACTGAGTGAGGCAGATCTTGGTTGGCTACTGGAGGGGTGCTGCGATGATGTCTCAAccccagcaccaccacagcATGGCCTCTGTGTTGGGGGTTGGAGGGGTTGGATCCTGCTGTCACTTCAGTGCCTTGCTTTGTTCTGGCTGCAGAGCGGCAGATGTTCCTCGCCACCTGGAAGGACATTCCCAACGAAAATGAGGCCCAGTTCCAGATCAAGGACTGTTCCCTCAATGCAGGTGTGTCCAAACCCTTCATGAGCACATCCTCAGAGCTGGACTTGGTGGCCAGCTGGGAGCTCCCCTTATTCCTGCCCAATGGTAACAGAGACAGTCACAGCATCCTGGGGACTGCTGGCCTCCGAATGAGAGGTGATTTGATGCCCTGTGttcaggcagtgctgggctgagctAGGACTGGGAAGCCCCAACCTCATCACCTTCACATGGATCTGGATCCTCCTGTCCTTCCCCGAAGCCCCCTATCTCTAGGCAGGAACGTGCTTCTCTGGTTGTAGAAACATGGCCCTCTAAGAGATGCGACAGGGAAAATGGGGCAGAAGCAGGGCTGGGtccagcaggagctggtgctgaGCTCTTCCTCTGCCTGCCCAGATGGTGTCAGCAGCAAGCTCCAAGGCAGCAACATCTTCACCATCGCCAAGAGGAATGTGGAAGGCCAGGACATGCTCTACCAGTCTCTGAAGCTCACCAATGGCATCTGGGTGTTGGCGGAGCTCCGCATCCAGCCCAGCAACCCCAGCTTCACGGTACGGCCCGGTCCCTGCTGCCTCTTGCTTGGTGTACCCCCGTGTCCTTCAAAGTGCCCTCCATGGGgttgcagcagcagggaggcagccaCCACCTTAGCAATGTCGCTGAAGGAAGGGGCAAGGTTCTGGCTGCCCAGTCACCCCCCCAAATAACCCACGGCGCTGGGGCTTTGTCCCTGTCCCCTTCCCCACCTCCTCACAGCCTTTCTCTTTGGGATGGTTGGGATGAGCTCTGGTGCTGACTCATCTCTCTGTGTCTCCCTTGCTGCCCGCctgcccactgctgcctgccccactGTTGCAGGATTTGGAGGTTAGCAGAATGGTTTCTACCCTTGCTTTTtgggctgtgcctggctgcttttcccttccctgaTGGTCTGGCGGGGTCAGAGCATTTCCATCAGCCCTGCCCCACTGTGGATCCACTGGGGATGAGGATAGCTGCAGGTCCTTGTCCCGGGCACATATGctcagctgtgccctgctggccTGAACTCTAGGAGCTGAGAGCATTGAGATATTACAAACATAACTTTGGAACAAGGGCAGGGTTAGGAGATGTCTTTGGGGAAATGCCCAGTGGAGTCGCAGGCAGCGGGTGAAAGCCTGAGCCAAGGTGCACGCCTGCTTCCCTGCATGTGAATGTTGCTGCGGGGCAGGGGAGGGCATTGGGAGTGGCTTGATGTCTTCTCCTCGTGTTGAGCCCTCGGGTCCATCCCATGCACTACGGCTGTGTGTGATGATGGGGCATGGCCGCACGCTGCAGCCCTCGGTGCCACAGTTGtgtttcctctcttccccagcTGTCGCTAAAATGCCGGGCGCCCGAGGTCTCCCAGTACATCTACCAGGCCTACGATGCCATCCTGAAGAACTGAtggtggggcaggagctgcctgcatGTTCCCTCTCTTTCTACCCTGAGCACGGAGCCGTCACTTCCCAGgagggtggaggaggaggatggggctGTCCCAGCCCCATGTTCCAGCCCCTAGGTGACTGTGCTCTGTCCTCCCCGTTGGCTGTTCCGGGAGGGAGCCCAGTTGtgtccctgctccctccccagctctgcttcctcctgtCCCCCCTGGGGGATCTGGATCCATTGCTCCTCGTGCTGGGGGTCCCCTCCCTGGGCTGGCTCAGAGCCTGATGGGGGCTGGCTGGGGCCCCGAGAGCTTGGGCTCCGTCACAGAGAAGGTCCCCCCCACATGGCTGATGCTCCCGATGCTCTCAAGGCCTCGAATTCAAATCTTTACCCATGTGCCCTGTACAAAAAGGGCTTTTCCCCTCCCCTGTGGGGCTCTTCCTCTTTGCAGGGGGTACCAGCACGGACTTACCCCAAGGCCCCAAAGCagctccctcccttcccccttcttAGTCGGAGGGGcccttccccctttcctggTGGTGACATACATTGTCCACCCTGCCCCAAAATAAAGCCATCCATCACTCGTCAATAGAAGCGTCCGGTTCAAGTTTTCAGACCCCATCATgaaataccttaaaaaaatatataaaatataaatatattctatGTTCACTTGTTTTAAGCCAGCCTGGAATAAAGGTGACATTTGCCCACAGAGCCAGCGTCCTGTGCTGGGGGTCAGGGGTGGGCTGGGAGGAAGCACGACGCTGTGAGCTTCCTGGGGGGCCGTGCCCTTGTTATTGCTGAGATAAGTGGGCAAGGACCACGCGGGCTGTGGAGGGCAGAGTGCTTTTTGGAGGAAAGAGTGgggtgaggaggaagaggaaaggtggaaatctgcagaaatggagcgggggttctggtggacacTGGGTGCCAGCTGCGCGTCCTTGTGCCCACAGGGAGCCCAGGCTTTGGGGCTGCCCTatccctgctgctttctcccacCGTCCCAAAGTCAGGAATAAACTCATTAACTCTGATGCGGCGTTAGCGAGTTGGCATTCTTTATTTACAATGTTGGGTGCGGGAGGGGGGACCTCCACCCTAACCACGCATCCTTGGAACAAAAGACCTTCAGCTTACATACATTACACCACATCgtggaatcatggaatggcttgggttggaagggaccccaaggatcaccaagttccacccccctgccacaggcagggccgccaacctccagatctaataccagaccaggctgcccagggccccatccaacctggtcctgaacacctccagggatgggcacccacagcctctctgggcagcctgttccagcaccgCACCACTCTCCTTGTgaaaacttccccctgacatccagtctaaaccttccctccttgagcttaattcccccttctcctatcactgtctacccaaGTAGAAGGTTGattcctctcctgcttgtaaTCTTCTCtatactggaaggctgcaatgaggtctccctgcagccttctcttctccaggctgaacaagcccggctccctcagcctgtcttcataggggaggtgctccagccctctgctcatctcggtggcctcctctggaccctctccagcagctccacatctctcctgtactgggggccccagacctggacacagtgctccagatggggcctcacgagggcagagcagagagggaccaTCCCCTGCtggtcctgctggccacccctcttccGATGGAGCCCAGCATACCACCGGCATCCCCAGCTGCCGTGCTGCTGCCGCTTTCCTCATGGGAACCCCgcagggaggagaagagctCGATCCCTGTGGGCCCCACAACGCGCTGGGAAGGACCcgggataggacaagggggaagtGCTCCCAGGCAACCCTGAGCCACGGGCACCGCCCTGGGGATGCAGGATCCCCACCTGGGATGCTTCACAGGAACCCCGATGGCCCAGGGGCAggccccatccccagcacctgcagctgctgcccaggctCCGTGGACAGATCTCCATGCGCAGGcgggctcagctctgctgggctttgctggcaccgggggctgcagggcagcccgTGCTGGGGGATGCTGCAGAGGAACAGGGGACACCCCCTGGGTACAGGTCACGGTGAGGAGCTGTGTGCCCCCAGGTGTTGTCAGATGCGGGGagatggggaagaggagaggagggggacTGGAAGGCGAGcggagcaggaaggaggaggaggaaaaaggtgACGAGCGGAgaaggagctgagcagagctggctgctcccAGACCCGTTCCTGACGGCCTGACACCGCTTCCACCGCCACTGCGATCACTCCAAGGCCGTCCCCTGGGATGGATCGGCCCCCACCAGCCCCGCGGTGACAGCGCCCGTTCCCACGGCCACCGAGGCTCAGCGGCTGCCACCTCCCCGAGGACCGATCCCGCCGCCCACACATCCCACGCCGGGGGCTGCAGCCACCGCCCCGTCCCTCTCACGGCCAGGcgtcctcctgcagcccctcgTCCTCCTGTGGTGCCCGGCCGGGCTCCAGCAGCGAGGCCAGGACGTGGTGCAGCGCCCGCCAGGGCTGGGGGCCGGGGGTTGGCCGGGGCGCGGGGATGCGGGTGGGCTTCCTGCCGGGCTGCGCGTCCAGCCGGGGCCGGGCACGGGGCCGCAGGGCGGGGGACGCGGGGACCCCAGGCACCGCCGCCGTCTCCGGCCCTTCGTCTTCCGCCGCCGGCACCCACTCGGGGTCGGACTCGGCACCAGAGGCCGGCACGCAGCCGCTCTCGTCCGAGGAGCTGGAGGGGCGGCCGCAGCGCTCCTGGGGGTGGGGGGCGGCCGGGGGACCCCCATTGCGGCGGCTGTCATCGAGCGGGCCGCCGTGCTTGTTGCCGAGGACGTTGAGGGAGGAcgaggaggacgaggaggagcAGTAGGCCGAGTCGGCGGCCGCCCCGCTGCCGGGCTCCAACGTCCCgtgcgcggggcgggcggggggcgaGGGCTCCCCAtcccccagctccatcagccgCGTGTTGGCCAAAAACTCTTCCTCCAGTcgccccagcagctgctgttcctgcCCGGGCTCCAGCCGCAGCGGCGCCCGCAGCCTCCGCGccagctcttccagctcctcctggaaGGCGTCGGCGTCGGCGTCCCCGCCCCCGGGCAGAGAGGAGCGCCTGGGACCCGGGGNNNNNNNNNNNNNNNNNNNNNNNNNNNNNNNNNNNNNNNNNNNNNNNNNNNNNNNNNNNNNNNNNNNNNNNNNNNNNNNNNNNNNNNNNNNNNNNNNNNNNNNNNNNNNNNNNNNNNNNNNNNNNNNNNNNNNNNNNNNNNNNNNNNNNNNNNNNNNNNNNNNNNNNNNNNNNNNNNNNNNNNNNNNNNNNNNNNNNNNNNNNNNNNNNNNNNNNNNNNNNNNNNNNNNNNNNNNNNNNNNNNNNNNNNNNNNNNNNNNNNNNNNNNNNNNNNNNNNNNNNNNNNNNNNNGGCGGGCGGCGGCCCCGGGGGGGTCCCACCGATGAGGCCGACGAGGAGTCGCTGTCCCCGGAATGGCGGCGAGTGCGGGTGGAGTCGCGGGGCCTGGAAcggggagaaagagaagggtCAGGGCGGAGCGACCGCGTGCAGCTGCCGCACGCCTCGTGGCACGGCCCACGCAACGCCCCGCCGCGGACCCCGATGCGCGCCCTACTGTACGCCCTCCCGCATCCCACCGTGCGCTCATGGGACGCGGTCCACCTTCCAAGCCCACCGCACGCCTGCTCGCATCCCTCTGCGTGCCCCTCGCATTGCCACTGCGCCCGCAccgcgcagccccgcagccTCAGCGCGTCCCGCACCGCACCTCTGCTCGCACCCCGCGCGGCCGCAAGGGGGCAGCACTGCGCCGGCGCAGCAGCGGGTGAGGGGGGGAGCACTGCGCCTGCGCAGCAGCAGGGCGGGaagcggcggggcggggcgcggccgtgtggggccggggctgcgTGTGGGGGGCGATGCCTGAAGGGGGCTGCTGCGGGGCCAAGGCCTGCTGGGTTTCCAGGGCTGTCTTTGAGGGCTGAGGTGGGGCTGAGGCCTGCTATGGGGCTGAGGCCTGCTGTGGAACTGAGGCCTGCTATGGGGCTGAGGCCTGCTGTGGAGCTGAGGCCTGCTATGGAGCTGAGGCCTGCTATGGGGCTGAGGCCTGCTATGGGGCTGAGgcctgctgtggggctgaggcctgctgtggggctgaggccTGCTGCGGAGCCGAGGCCTTCCCAGCCGCTGGGGTTTCCCGGCCCAGCCCATCCCAACCTGGCTTCCTTCCCTTGCCACAGCAGCAGCGTTCAGTTTGGGAAGCGTTGCCATAGCAGCGGGGCGTCCCCATCCTGTCCCGCTGTGTCATGGCCAGGctggccctgtgctgtgccccccccccccccccccatcctgGCTGACTCACCGGCTCCGCTGTGTGTCACAGCACAGGCCGGGAGGGGACAGTGAGACCCCCACCCACAGGCACCAAGCCCTACCTGAGTGCTCCGGCGGGGCTCCTGGATGGGCTGGCGGGGGCCCGGGGGGGCAGGACGGCTCCAGGCGCAGGCTTCGGGATGCTGCCCCGCTCCGTCCTGCCGGAGCCAACGTCTCCCCAGCCTGGAGGCCGCTTGTCCCCAAGGCCGGTCATGTCGGAGCGGCGtggggtgctggggctgggggcgtGGGGCGCGGGGCTGGCACTGCCGGCAGCGGGTTTTGGTGGGGAGAAGGCCAGGGTGCGGGCGGGGGGCAGGCGGTGAGCTGCGAGAGAAGGAGACAGCGCGGGGTCGGTGGGGAGCACGGCCCTTCCTGCCCCTCGTGCTGCACGTGGGTCTTCCAGCAAGTCAAAACAAGAAACGTTTTCTCgctcttttctcatttcagtcAGATCTGTGCCCCAAGCAGCCCAGCCCAACCCACAGGAAAGGAGCCCATGGAGGGATGGGAGCGGTGAAACATTCTGGGGTCAGACCGACAACGGGGGTCACTCACATAGGGAGGAGCAGCGGCACGGGTCGTGCTTGTCCAGGTAATGTTCCAGTGTGTCCCAGCCACCGCCGACACGCACCATTACGTGGCTCCTCAGCACCTGGGGAGAGCACAGTGCCAGTCACACCGCTCCCCACCCTCCCAGCCAAAACAAGCAGGTTCTAGGCAGGCTCCGTGTGCCCACCCCAAGCTGATGGGCTGTGAAGGGGTttgggagaagggaggggaggatTAAATTTGCAGGGAACTCTGTGTGAATTTGGGTAGGTTAAGGGTTTCCCGCTATTTCTGGGACAAGGGTTGGTTCCACTGCCTGAATCCTGGCTGGGAACCTCGGGGCTGACCCTGGCCATGACCAGCTCTGCTATCTGCGGGGCCGCGCCAGGACACAGCTCCCTGTTCCGCTTCCTGGCGTGATAAATCCTGTCCCCGCCCCACGGGGTCAGGCCGGGGCAGCGAGCGTTGCAGCACCAAACCCTGGCCCCAGCTCGGCGCCACGTTGGCCCCCCAGCACTGTGtcccccagcccccacccccccagaagaaaaaggagtggCAGAGGGACGCGACGGCTCTTACTCGAACAAAGATCAGTGCGTTGGAGTCTCCCACTTTGTATTTACCCTCTGAGATTTTGACCATGGGGAACTGGGATGGGCACGTACAGCAGCCCAGGATCTCCCGCACCTGCGGGCAGAGATGAGCTCAGTCAGCGGTGCCGCAGTGGGAGCAGAGCCCACAAAGCCTCTCTGGGAGAGAGGCCCTGGGGGCTTCCCACGGCCGGGCAATGAAAAGAGCCATAAAAACGAATGTAAAAAGCCCCGATATCCTTCCGCCCTCCCAGGCGTGTACCTGGGATCAGTTTTCACATGGGTTCCCAGACCAAGTGGGCTGAGGTTGGACACAGCTTGGTTCGTCTGCCACAGCCCCACTCCCTGAAGCCCCCCAGGGACCCCAAAGTACGAACACCAAAGCCCCCCAGGCACTGACTGCGTGGCTGGGGACGCCTCAAGAAGGAAACCTCCATGGGGTAGCAGCACCACACTGTCACAGGGAAGGGACcacctccacacacacacacacacacacacacaactcTGCAATTATGCACAGAAAAGGGTTAAGTCCCTTTCCATTGAGGTGCACAGGGCTGGGAAGCGGCAGCAGCGGGGCTGACGTCAGGGATTAGGCAGCGATTCCGCGCCGGGGATGTGGGGACGCGGCCGCATCCTGCCTCGACGGGCGGGGTGGCACACTGTGTGGTGCAGTGCGGGCACAGAGCGGCTCAGGGGAGTGCGTGGGGACCCGGACCCCCAGGCATGGCCCCTTCTCCCCGGGGTTAAGCCGGGGCTTGGCGCTGGCCCGAACCCATCCTGAGCTGTGGTGGCTGTGATGGTGCCCCCAGCACCTGCAACTCAAACTCACTGCCCTCCTCAGCTGAGCATTTCTTTTAGCATTTccctattttttatttttttgcaattcCTCTTTTCTGTTCATCATTCCAGCCAGAACAGACAGGTTGCCCTGAACCCCTCAAccatggggaaactgaggcatggggGGTACAGCCAGCGGGAGCTGTGGGGCCCGACCCTGCCACCGTGCCAGGGCACACGGGGACGcatgctgccagccctggggacCTGTCCCCCCATGCGACCAGGCCAACTCCAGGCTCCTCCCCGGCTCCAGCACTGCCCATAAAAGCCCATGGAGAGGCATTACGCAGCCTGGAAAAATGCACTCAGGGCTGGCAGCGCCGGGTTGGGGGGAGCGGGGCAGGTGGGATGCACGTTCCC
Above is a genomic segment from Numida meleagris isolate 19003 breed g44 Domestic line chromosome 14, NumMel1.0, whole genome shotgun sequence containing:
- the GAS2L1 gene encoding GAS2-like protein 1, encoding MADQSNIQSAASKSIRPFRSSEEYLEAMKEDLAEWFNALYDLDMAADTFLEALATGCDLCQHANNVNRVALEFQQRHPEAAARIPRNEVTFQARNVAPGSFVARDNVSNFIRWCRQDLGIQDVLMFETNDLVLKKNEKNVVLCLLEVARRGSKFGMLAPMLIQMEEEIEEELRDQTCGALGAARGGQALRPESPAYPGQAQRVSLCDLRNLDELVREILGCCTCPSQFPMVKISEGKYKVGDSNALIFVRVLRSHVMVRVGGGWDTLEHYLDKHDPCRCSSLSHRLPPARTLAFSPPKPAAGSASPAPHAPSPSTPRRSDMTGLGDKRPPGWGDVGSGRTERGSIPKPAPGAVLPPRAPASPSRSPAGALRPRDSTRTRRHSGDSDSSSASSVGPPRGRRPRSSLPGGGDADADAFQEELEELARRLRAPLRLEPGQEQQLLGRLEEEFLANTRLMELGDGEPSPPARPAHGTLEPGSGAAADSAYCSSSSSSSSLNVLGNKHGGPLDDSRRNGGPPAAPHPQERCGRPSSSSDESGCVPASGAESDPEWVPAAEDEGPETAAVPGVPASPALRPRARPRLDAQPGRKPTRIPAPRPTPGPQPWRALHHVLASLLEPGRAPQEDEGLQEDAWP